Proteins encoded by one window of Pseudomonas sp. LS44:
- the phaC gene encoding class II poly(R)-hydroxyalkanoic acid synthase, with product MSNKSNEDLQRQASESTLGLNPVVGLRSKDILTSARMVLAQAIKQPFHSAKHVAQFGLQLKNVLLGQSDLQPSDGDRRFADPAWSQNPLYRRYLQTYLAWRKELHAWIEESNLDEQDVRRGHFVLDLLTEAMSPSNSMANPAAIKRFFETGGKSLLDGLGHLAKDLVNNGGMPSQVNMDAFEVGKNLALTEGAVVFRNDLIELIQYQPSTEQVHSRPLLVVPPQINKFYVFDLSQEKSLARFNLRNGVQTFIISWRNPTKAQREWGLSTYIEALKETIDVVLAITGSPDLNLLGACSGGITCAALLGHYAATGENKVNAVTLLVSVLDTQLDTQVALFVNEQTLEAAKRHSYQAGVLEGKDMAKVFAWMRPNDLIWNYWVNNYLLGNEPPVFDILYWNNDTTRLPATFHGDLIELFKTNPLTRPNALEVCGTPIDLQQVKCDIYCLAGINDHITPWESCYRSARLFGGNIEFVLSNSGHIQSILNPPGNPKGRFMTGNGTMPHDPKAWMADSTKQPDSWWLHWQAWMAERSGELQAAPGFLGNKSFPAGEAAPGTYVHER from the coding sequence ATGAGCAACAAGAGCAACGAGGATTTGCAGCGCCAAGCCTCCGAAAGCACCCTGGGTCTGAACCCGGTGGTCGGCTTGCGCAGCAAGGACATTCTGACATCTGCCCGTATGGTGTTGGCCCAGGCCATCAAGCAACCTTTCCATAGCGCCAAGCATGTGGCGCAGTTCGGCCTGCAACTGAAGAACGTCCTGCTCGGTCAATCCGACTTGCAACCGTCGGACGGCGACCGCCGCTTCGCCGATCCGGCCTGGAGCCAGAATCCGCTGTATCGCCGCTATCTACAGACCTACCTGGCCTGGCGCAAAGAACTGCATGCCTGGATCGAGGAGAGCAACCTCGACGAGCAGGATGTCCGCCGCGGCCACTTCGTTCTCGATCTGCTCACCGAGGCGATGTCGCCCAGCAACAGCATGGCCAACCCGGCGGCGATCAAACGCTTCTTCGAAACCGGCGGCAAGAGCCTGCTCGACGGCCTCGGCCATCTGGCCAAAGACCTGGTGAACAATGGCGGGATGCCCAGCCAGGTGAACATGGATGCCTTCGAAGTCGGCAAGAACCTCGCGCTGACCGAGGGCGCGGTGGTGTTCCGCAACGACCTGATCGAGCTGATCCAGTATCAGCCGAGCACCGAGCAGGTCCACTCACGGCCGCTGCTGGTGGTGCCGCCGCAGATCAACAAGTTCTACGTCTTCGACCTGTCCCAGGAGAAGAGCCTGGCGCGCTTCAACCTGCGCAACGGCGTGCAGACCTTCATCATCAGCTGGCGCAACCCGACCAAGGCGCAACGCGAGTGGGGCCTGTCGACCTATATCGAGGCGCTCAAGGAAACCATCGACGTAGTGCTGGCGATCACCGGCAGCCCCGATCTCAATCTGCTCGGCGCCTGCTCCGGCGGCATCACCTGCGCCGCGCTGCTTGGCCATTACGCGGCCACTGGCGAAAACAAAGTGAATGCCGTGACTCTGCTGGTCAGCGTGCTCGACACCCAGCTGGACACTCAGGTCGCGCTGTTCGTCAACGAGCAGACCCTCGAAGCCGCCAAGCGCCACTCCTACCAAGCCGGCGTGCTGGAAGGCAAGGACATGGCTAAGGTGTTCGCCTGGATGCGCCCCAACGACTTGATCTGGAACTACTGGGTCAACAACTACCTGCTCGGCAATGAGCCACCGGTGTTCGACATCCTCTATTGGAACAACGACACCACGCGCCTACCGGCGACCTTCCATGGCGATCTGATCGAGCTGTTCAAGACCAACCCGCTGACGCGGCCCAACGCCCTGGAAGTCTGCGGCACGCCGATCGATCTCCAGCAGGTCAAGTGCGACATCTACTGTCTGGCCGGGATCAACGACCACATCACCCCGTGGGAGTCCTGCTACCGCTCGGCGCGGCTGTTTGGTGGCAATATCGAATTCGTGCTCTCCAACAGCGGGCACATCCAGAGCATCCTCAACCCGCCGGGCAATCCCAAGGGCCGCTTCATGACCGGTAACGGCACGATGCCTCACGATCCCAAGGCCTGGATGGCCGACTCGACCAAGCAACCGGACTCCTGGTGGCTGCACTGGCAGGCCTGGATGGCCGAGCGCTCCGGCGAGTTGCAAGCGGCGCCGGGCTTCCTCGGCAACAAATCCTTCCCGGCTGGCGAAGCCGCGCCTGGTACCTACGTGCATGAACGATGA
- the hslU gene encoding ATP-dependent protease ATPase subunit HslU produces MPMTPREIVHELNRHIIGQDDAKRAVAIALRNRWRRMQLPAELRQEVTPKNILMIGPTGVGKTEIARRLAKLANAPFLKVEATKFTEVGYVGRDVESIIRDLADAAIKLLREQEIVRVRHRAEDAAEERILDALLPPARSFGEEAAQPSDSNTRQLFRKRLREGQLDDKEIEIEVAESPAGVEIMAPPGMEEMTNQLQNLFANMGKGKKKNRKLKIADALKLVRDEEAARLVNEEELKARALEAVEQHGIVFIDEIDKVAKRGNVGGADVSREGVQRDLLPLIEGCTVNTKLGMVKTDHILFIASGAFHLSKPSDLVPELQGRLPIRVELKALSPQDFERILTEPHASLTEQYSALLQTEGLTIEFAEDAIKRIAEIAWQVNEKTENIGARRLHTLLERLLEEVSFSAGDLAAQHDDKPIRIDAAYVNNHLGELAKDEDLSRYIL; encoded by the coding sequence ATGCCCATGACCCCCCGTGAAATCGTCCACGAACTCAACCGCCATATCATCGGCCAGGACGACGCCAAGCGCGCCGTGGCGATCGCCCTGCGCAACCGCTGGCGGCGCATGCAATTGCCGGCCGAATTGCGCCAGGAAGTGACACCGAAGAACATCCTGATGATCGGCCCGACCGGGGTCGGCAAAACTGAGATCGCCCGGCGCCTGGCCAAACTGGCCAATGCGCCGTTCCTCAAGGTCGAGGCGACCAAGTTCACCGAGGTCGGCTATGTCGGCCGCGATGTCGAGTCGATCATCCGCGACCTTGCCGACGCGGCGATCAAGCTGCTGCGCGAACAGGAAATCGTCCGCGTCCGCCATCGCGCCGAGGACGCCGCCGAGGAACGCATTCTCGATGCGCTGCTGCCGCCGGCGCGCAGCTTCGGCGAGGAAGCCGCGCAGCCCAGCGACTCCAACACCCGCCAGCTGTTCCGCAAACGCCTGCGCGAGGGCCAGCTGGACGACAAGGAAATCGAGATCGAAGTCGCCGAGAGCCCGGCCGGCGTCGAGATCATGGCCCCGCCGGGCATGGAAGAGATGACCAACCAGCTGCAGAACCTGTTCGCCAACATGGGCAAGGGCAAGAAGAAGAACCGCAAGCTGAAGATCGCCGACGCGCTGAAACTGGTGCGCGACGAAGAGGCCGCACGCCTGGTCAACGAGGAAGAGCTCAAGGCCCGCGCACTGGAGGCCGTGGAGCAACATGGCATCGTGTTCATCGATGAGATCGACAAGGTCGCCAAGCGCGGCAATGTCGGCGGTGCCGATGTGTCCCGCGAGGGCGTACAGCGCGACCTGCTGCCGCTGATCGAAGGCTGCACGGTGAACACCAAGCTGGGCATGGTCAAAACCGACCATATCCTGTTCATCGCCTCGGGCGCGTTCCACCTTAGCAAGCCGAGCGATCTGGTCCCGGAGCTGCAGGGCCGCCTGCCGATCCGCGTCGAGCTCAAGGCGCTGTCGCCGCAGGACTTCGAGCGCATTCTCACCGAGCCGCACGCCTCGCTGACCGAGCAGTACAGCGCTCTGCTGCAGACCGAGGGGTTGACCATCGAGTTCGCCGAGGACGCCATCAAGCGCATCGCCGAGATCGCCTGGCAGGTCAACGAGAAGACCGAGAACATCGGCGCACGGCGTCTGCATACGCTGCTCGAACGGCTGCTCGAAGAGGTCTCGTTCAGCGCCGGCGACCTGGCCGCACAGCACGACGACAAGCCGATCCGCATCGACGCCGCCTACGTCAACAACCACCTCGGCGAGTTGGCCAAGGACGAGGACCTGTCGCGCTATATTCTCTAA
- the hslV gene encoding ATP-dependent protease subunit HslV produces MTTIVSVRRQGKVVMGGDGQVSLGNTVMKGNAKKVRRLYHGQVIAGFAGATADAFTLFERFEGQLEKHQGHLVRAAVELAKEWRTDRSLSRLEAMLAVANKDASLIITGNGDVVEPEDGLIAMGSGGPYAQAAARALLMHTELSAREIAETALNIAGSICVFTNQNLTLEELDYAE; encoded by the coding sequence TTGACCACCATCGTTTCAGTCCGCCGCCAAGGCAAAGTCGTCATGGGCGGCGACGGCCAAGTTTCCCTCGGCAACACCGTGATGAAAGGCAACGCCAAGAAAGTCCGGCGCCTCTACCACGGCCAGGTAATCGCCGGCTTCGCTGGCGCCACCGCGGATGCCTTCACGCTGTTCGAGCGCTTTGAAGGTCAGCTGGAGAAACACCAGGGCCACCTGGTGCGTGCCGCCGTCGAGTTGGCCAAAGAGTGGCGCACCGATCGCTCGCTGAGTCGCCTGGAAGCCATGCTGGCGGTCGCCAACAAGGACGCCTCACTGATCATCACCGGCAACGGCGATGTGGTCGAACCCGAAGACGGCCTGATCGCCATGGGTTCCGGCGGCCCCTACGCTCAAGCCGCGGCCCGCGCACTACTGATGCACACCGAGTTGTCGGCCCGCGAGATCGCCGAAACCGCGCTGAACATCGCCGGCAGCATCTGCGTATTCACCAACCAGAACCTGACACTCGAGGAGCTGGACTACGCCGAATAA
- a CDS encoding SPOR domain-containing protein, translating to MATKKKAAPKRGASRYQASAKKSVPGWVWLACGLAIGAFLVLLTKLEPGRDDIQRSKPETAQSGSAKQPGKSPSATPSVTPPAQVKPKYDFYTLLPESEVIVPPDAVPEQTPPPPTPQELAKADAARAEAALKGETPPPLPVAVKAASTQFFLQAGSFRKQPDAEKVRAQIALLGQSVQLESGMVRDETWYRVLVGPFSNREQLTKAQKQLAGSGFSNLLLQQRQAR from the coding sequence ATGGCAACGAAAAAGAAAGCGGCTCCCAAGCGCGGCGCCAGCCGCTATCAGGCTTCTGCAAAGAAATCCGTCCCGGGCTGGGTGTGGCTGGCCTGCGGACTGGCGATCGGCGCGTTCCTGGTGTTGCTGACCAAGCTCGAACCGGGTCGCGACGACATCCAGCGCAGCAAACCGGAAACCGCGCAGTCCGGCAGCGCCAAGCAGCCGGGAAAATCGCCCAGCGCCACGCCGAGCGTCACGCCGCCCGCCCAGGTGAAGCCGAAATACGACTTCTATACCTTGCTGCCGGAGTCCGAAGTGATCGTGCCGCCGGACGCGGTGCCCGAGCAGACTCCGCCGCCGCCCACACCACAGGAACTGGCCAAGGCCGATGCAGCGCGCGCCGAAGCCGCGCTCAAAGGCGAAACGCCGCCGCCCCTGCCCGTCGCGGTCAAGGCCGCCAGCACGCAGTTCTTCCTGCAGGCCGGCTCGTTCCGCAAGCAGCCGGATGCCGAGAAGGTCCGCGCGCAGATCGCCCTGCTGGGCCAAAGCGTGCAACTGGAATCGGGCATGGTGCGCGACGAGACCTGGTACCGCGTGCTGGTCGGCCCGTTCAGCAACCGCGAGCAGCTCACCAAGGCGCAGAAGCAGTTGGCCGGGAGCGGCTTCAGCAATCTGCTGCTGCAACAGCGGCAGGCGCGCTGA
- a CDS encoding DUF971 domain-containing protein — MRIPSAIKLHKTSKTLELEYAPGECYILPAEFLRVHSPSAEVQGHGRPILQYGKLGVGLSKIEPAGQYALKLCFDDGHDSGLFTWDYLEQLAQRQDQLWADYLAELAKAGKSRDPSESVVKLML; from the coding sequence ATGCGCATCCCCAGCGCCATCAAACTGCACAAGACCTCGAAAACCCTGGAGCTGGAATATGCCCCAGGCGAGTGCTACATCCTGCCCGCCGAGTTTCTCCGCGTGCACTCGCCGTCGGCCGAGGTGCAGGGCCATGGCCGGCCGATTCTGCAGTACGGCAAGCTGGGCGTTGGTTTGAGTAAGATCGAGCCTGCCGGGCAGTACGCACTAAAACTGTGCTTCGACGACGGGCATGACAGCGGACTGTTCACCTGGGATTACCTCGAGCAACTGGCGCAACGCCAGGATCAGCTGTGGGCCGATTACCTGGCTGAACTGGCCAAGGCCGGCAAGTCCCGCGACCCCTCCGAATCCGTCGTCAAACTGATGCTCTAA
- the argS gene encoding arginine--tRNA ligase yields MKDTIRQLIQQALTRLVDDGVLPPGLTPTIQVENTKDKTHGDFASNIAMMLAKPAGAKPRELAEKLIAALPQDAQISKVEIAGPGFLNFYQDTSALAARLDAALADAQLNVRKAGAVQRVVVDLSAPNLAKEMHVGHLRSTIIGDGVARVLEFLGDTVIRQNHVGDWGTQFGMLLAYMQEQPVGNDAELADLEGFYRAAKKRFDESPEFADRARALVVQLQAGDTECLRLWHRFNDISLSHCQTLYDRLGVKLSMADVKGESAYNDDLPQVIADLQAKGLLSESDGAQCVFMDEFKNAEGNPLPLIVQKAGGGYLYATTDLAALRYRANVLHAGRALYFVDQRQALHFQMVFAAARLAGFVPATMQLEHMGFGTMNGADGRPFKTRDGGTVKLIELLDEAEERAYTLVKGKNPEFDDTELRQIARAVGIASVKYADLSKHRTSDYSFNFEQMLSFEGNTAPYLLYAYTRVASVFRKLGKEFSEADGQLVLEAEQEVALGARLAQFGEVLNGVADKGVPHLLCAYLYDLAGLFSSFYEHCPILAAETPAQQQSRLRLAALTGRTLQQGLQLLGLNTLERM; encoded by the coding sequence ATGAAAGACACGATTCGCCAGCTGATTCAGCAAGCCCTCACCCGTCTCGTCGATGACGGCGTACTGCCGCCCGGCCTCACGCCGACCATCCAGGTGGAGAACACCAAGGACAAGACCCACGGCGATTTCGCCAGCAACATCGCCATGATGCTGGCCAAGCCGGCCGGCGCCAAACCGCGCGAGTTGGCCGAGAAACTGATCGCCGCACTGCCGCAGGACGCGCAGATCAGCAAAGTGGAAATCGCCGGCCCGGGCTTTCTCAACTTCTATCAGGACACCAGTGCGCTGGCCGCGCGCCTCGACGCCGCCCTCGCCGACGCCCAGCTGAACGTGCGCAAGGCCGGCGCCGTGCAGCGCGTGGTGGTCGACCTGTCCGCGCCGAACCTGGCCAAGGAGATGCACGTCGGCCACCTGCGCTCGACCATCATCGGCGACGGCGTGGCACGGGTCCTGGAGTTCCTCGGCGACACGGTGATCCGCCAGAACCACGTCGGCGACTGGGGTACCCAGTTCGGCATGTTGCTGGCCTACATGCAGGAACAGCCGGTCGGCAACGATGCCGAACTGGCCGACCTGGAAGGCTTCTACCGCGCGGCGAAAAAGCGCTTCGACGAGTCGCCCGAATTCGCCGACCGCGCCCGCGCGCTGGTGGTGCAGCTGCAGGCCGGCGATACCGAATGCCTGCGCCTGTGGCACCGCTTCAACGACATTTCCCTGAGCCACTGCCAGACGCTGTACGACCGCCTCGGCGTCAAGCTGAGCATGGCCGACGTCAAGGGCGAAAGCGCCTATAACGACGACCTGCCCCAGGTCATCGCCGACCTGCAGGCCAAGGGCCTGCTCAGCGAGAGCGACGGCGCCCAGTGCGTGTTCATGGACGAGTTCAAGAACGCCGAAGGCAACCCGCTGCCACTGATCGTGCAGAAGGCTGGCGGCGGCTACCTATACGCCACCACCGACCTGGCCGCCCTGCGCTACCGTGCCAACGTGCTGCACGCCGGCCGCGCGCTGTACTTCGTCGACCAGCGCCAGGCCCTGCACTTCCAGATGGTCTTCGCCGCCGCGCGCCTGGCCGGCTTCGTCCCCGCCACCATGCAACTGGAACACATGGGCTTCGGCACCATGAACGGCGCCGATGGCCGTCCGTTCAAGACCCGCGACGGCGGCACGGTGAAGCTCATCGAGCTGCTCGATGAGGCTGAAGAGCGCGCCTACACGCTGGTCAAGGGCAAGAATCCCGAGTTCGACGACACCGAGCTGCGGCAGATCGCCCGCGCGGTCGGCATCGCCTCAGTGAAGTACGCCGACCTGTCCAAGCACCGCACCAGCGACTACAGCTTCAACTTCGAGCAGATGCTCAGCTTCGAGGGCAACACCGCACCCTACCTGCTCTATGCCTACACCCGGGTGGCCAGCGTGTTCCGCAAGCTGGGTAAGGAGTTTAGCGAGGCCGATGGCCAACTGGTCCTCGAAGCCGAGCAGGAAGTCGCCCTCGGCGCGCGCCTGGCGCAGTTCGGCGAAGTGCTTAACGGCGTCGCCGACAAGGGCGTGCCGCACCTGCTGTGCGCCTATTTGTACGACTTGGCCGGACTGTTCTCGAGCTTCTACGAACACTGCCCGATCCTGGCCGCCGAGACCCCGGCGCAACAGCAGAGCCGCTTGCGCCTCGCCGCGCTGACCGGTCGCACCCTCCAGCAAGGCCTGCAGCTGCTCGGCCTGAACACCTTGGAACGCATGTAA